The genomic stretch AAAAGCAAGAAGAAGACCTAAAGACATACATAAACCTTTAAAACAGCATTTCAATGATGAGGATGGCCAAAGTATGGAATTCCAGAAGAATGTCTCACAAAAGTAGCTTCGGATACCTGAACATATGACAAAACTACTGCAATGCCCAGCAGGCCAACAAAATTGGCTAGGAGAATGTTAAGAATGAAGGGAAGAGAATCATCAATTGTATATAGATCTGAAGAAAACCtacagaaaaaacaaaataaaataaaataaaaaaatagatgtGTCATATAATAGATTATAGTTGAtgaaactataaaaatatagaGAAGAATTCTTATAAAACCTGTTTAGTATTCTTCCACCTGGTGTCTGATCGAAAAATTGCACAGGTGCATTGATAATCCTTTTCAGCAGTGTATCGTGCACCTTAACAGCAGCTTGTAAGCCACCAAATGCGAATGAGAAGGCCCTCACTAGTGTGAGAATTGAATTTACAATGCAAAAGATGCAAAGTATAATCTGCACTAGtccaacaaaaacaataaacatCTTAATAAGAAATTGTAGGCATTTTCTTTTGCCATTGTTTGCAAAAATgttcataataataataataaaaaaaaaaaaagttgacctTACAACATTACGCTGTCTATAAGTTAATTTCACAATTTcaggaaaaaaatattaaaagagtTATATGCTTTATGGATTGCAGTACAGTATAAATCATATAACGACCTATCTATCTATATTAACATGAAAAAACTTGATATCTTGACCATCTGATGATCCAATTCTAAATACAGAATTGGGAGCTGCCATACAGTAAACCTTTGGCAAAAACCTTCTAATGTTGTTTTCCTGGAAGCTTCTATCATTTGAATAAGAGAACCAGAATCCAGCCAATCCTTTCAATTTGCCAAGTtagagaaaaaatggaaaatcatGGCATAGTATGGAAAACTGGGGAAGTTGTTTACCAGATAAAAGGATGTGGAATATTCTTTCTGACCTCTTCCTGTTGCATCAACCCAATTTGACAGCCACAGATCATTCCCATTACGAGAAGCTTGCATTAAGACTGCTGAGAGGCATATTAAAACTGAAATCAACCAACCAGAAAATGTGGCATATTTCCTGCAATAATGATTAATATTAGTTAATGTTAACCCTAAAAGATTGATATTGGAAACCCCAACTATATCCACATCCACTACAAGATTTTTGTAATCTCTTACATGAAGTGAAATACTAAATCTTCAAATATAATAACTAAGAAATCATTAGAAAAATCAAGAGAATAAATAATGATTTTCAATTAAATGTAGTGTGAAattgtaaactttttttttactcaCTTGTAGATGGTAAGCTCTACTCTGCCCTCTTTTCGCGCCTCAACTTCAATAATCTCTTGTGTTCCGTCTGAAGCAGGCACAGTTTCTTTTTCTAGGATGAGAGTTTGTTGGCTTTCCATAAGAGTATCTTCGACATTGGACTCTTGTCTTTCATTTTGTAAACAAGTATCAAATTCATTCAGTGGAGAGAATGCTGAATACGAAGAAACTGGCAAATCAGCTGAGCTTCCAACCCATTTCACATGTCCCTTGTCCATGACAACTATTCTATCAGCAGAAGATATTGCCTGTGCAgtaattgaaaataaattgaatcattATCCAAGGAACTCCTCAGCAAAATTATACGATGAACGCCTGAACGGTTTTCTATGCCCTGAAGTTGCTTTATAGTGTCTTAAAAAGCAGAAGAATAATGTGACAATAACAAGTTCACCTACTGAAACAAAATATATCTTCATACTAGAAGTGTAAGACAAGCAATCATGTATCAAAAGTCATGAACTTACTGATGCAGGCAAGATGAGAACAAACAAATCATATCAAAATCAAAGTCAATGCAAGGAGAAccatacataaaaaaattaaaaaaaaaaaaattataacaactAGTGTCTTGATGATCTGCTCAGCTCAGTATAACTAAAAAGCTCTGGAGAAACAGAGATAACCTGAACATTATGGGTACAAAGTACACGAGTTTGCTGGTTCATAAGTGGACCCAAAATGGCTTTATATAAAATACACTGAGCAACTTGTGCATCAACTGCACTAAGGACGTCATCAAGAATAAACATATCAGAGCCATTATAAATAGCCCTGCAATCACACCAAGTTACAAATTTAATCAGAATCAAGGAAACAGAAAATAGAAGAATAGTGTtggtgagagagaaagagagagagatgtaacCTTGCCAAAGCAATTCTAGCTCTCTGTCCACCTGACAAATTGATTCCTTTTTCTCCAATGTAAGCCATGTCACCTCCAACCATTAATGAAATATCGAGGTTTAGCGCACTTGCCTCTAAAGTGTCAGAGTatctacaaacaaaaaaatttcacaataagaaaaaaaatattttgtacaTGTAGAAGGGCCCTTTTTCTTTGAGAGGCCAAAAACATTAATTCTGTAAAGAGatcccaaaataaataaataaatctattcaaatgatattttatttcttgaaaAGAAGAAGCTAATTGAGACATCATAcacaacaaaactcaaaattttggaATTACTAGCCTTTGGGAGGCTTGAAATTTTCAAAATGTATCGCGGACTTATTTGACATGACTTACGTCATTAGCCTAATATGCTACAAAAGAAACCCAATTTTTGTTGGTACCCTAGGCCCCAAAATATACAGGGTCAGCCCTTTTCTTAATTCAATAATGATTTAGAAATGAGCCCCTCGAATTGGGAGTGGCTCAGGCAGGCCTGACATGCATCTATGATCTCTCTGTAACTGGCCTCATAGTTTCATACACAGGAGCAGGATATTAGTTGTTTTTCCAATAGAATTTGCATATTCAAGACAcgaaataaattttaaatgaaaaattagattTGAACAGTGTAACATAGAGGAAGGGGCAGGGGAAGGAAGATATTAATATTATGCAATTTTAGCTTTGGAAAATGAACCGCACCTTCTGGGATCATAATGCTTTCCAAACAGTATGTTATCACGTATTGTTCCAGATAGAATCCAGGGGACCTACCATTCCAAAAAGCAAGCTTGAGATAATATATTTTACAAGAGTGTTAAGTACAGCAACCACTCTATAACTAATAAACAAACCTGTGGTACATATGCTATAGAACCACAGGAATACACTGATCCATGAACAAGTTGCATCTCCCCCAAAATTGAACTCAACAAAGATGATTTACCAGAACCGACCTGAGAATTCAATGAACAGACTGAATAGTAAAGCAGCAGATGTCAAATTAattcttcacaaaaaaaattcatatccaATAGTCTAGTAGTAAATCAAAATTCATATATCTAGGTACAAAAGTAACAGTAGGGTAAAAATATGACAACTGACAGATACAGGATAACAATACTTCACCCTCCTAAACACTAACTTGTATTTCAGACCCTAtttaacataaattatcaagattTCATTTATATTGATTTATCAGGACATCTTTTATATAGCTACGAGGTTCTAGGTTTTACACGGCCTTTGTAGATATCTACTGTTACCAGAAGTATAAGTAACTGTTTAAAGTGTCTCGTTTATATAACATCAAATCAATGAAAGTGCACCAACTTCCAGAGGAATATACTGGCTAAATTAATTCCCATTCATAAACATTAAACAATTTAACAAATAAGCTGAGCATCTTCTGTTGTACAATCAATATTACAGACAAACCGTAATGGATATGAAGTGATAATGAGCAAATTTAAATCTTTTCCCACATATCTGACCTCTCCAATTACTGCAACAAAGGAACCCTTCGGAATAGCAAGAGTAACATGATTCAGAACCAAATTCAATTGCTCTTCATCGCTGCTTGACCAAGAACAGCAGGAATCATGGAACACAACAGCCTTATCTTCATGAGTAAACTCAGATTGGTCATTTGAAATATATGATGAAGCAGAACCAGCTGTCTTCTCTAGTTTGGAATTGTGCTCAGAGCAAGACAGAAATCTGGTCAACCGCTTGATAGATATGATGGCCTGGGATAGAGTAAGAGAATGATGCATTTCAACCAATAATTACAAAAGTACAAGAAATGCTTTACACCAAGACCCACGGAATAAGGAAAACTTACATCAATTAATCCATTAATGACCCATGGAAATGAATTTAGAGGGGATATCAAATTATTAAACAACGCAAGACAGGTGAAGACCTGCATTTGAGATTCATAGAGAGGTCAACTTTTCTTGAAAATTACAGCAATGCTATTAGGAAGTGCCTATGTAAACTAAAATCACAGGAAACAGTTAGTACCGTTGCAGCATCAAGTTGATGTCCCATCAATGTGAAAAGCCCAAATGTGAACAGAGAAAAAAGAGTTGGTGTTGTAGCCCAAAAAAATACACACCAGGCATCCAAGTACTTCCGTGTctagaaaatgtgaataaatgaAGCATTATTCTATCCTGTTAACTGTTAACTCAAGCACTGGAAGATAAGATATCTGTATCAATTGCTTGTTCTTGGGTATGCTAATAACAGAAGTAGAGCCTTACAGTTAAGTGCATAACTTCTAATGATCTCGTCTCCATCAACCAGCTAGAAAACAGAAGCTCCCACCCATACATCTTCAAAGTGCGGATATACTTCAAAAGTTCTCCTGTCCTCCTTATCCTGCATAGACCATGTTACTGAATGAAAATATTGATTATTGAGAAAACATGACATCACTGTACATCTTGTTTTGTTGATTCTGTACTTACtaatactataaaaaaaataaaaaaaaaataaaaaactattcctgaaagaaaaaattaaatctttAGGGTGGATAATTATCACCAGTATATAgacatgaaataaaaaataaataaataactgcAGGACAAAAGCAATTTAAATGAGCAGAGTAATAATTTTGAATAGAGAGCTATGTCACCTCATGATGGAAAATAGCTTTTGGATCTAAATAAACTTAATCGAGACCATCATCATTTTTGGAATCTCCTAAATTCCCAGAGTAgaatattgtgacatcccacatcgcccaggggagtgatccttatatgtatattctcatccctacttatcttcagctgataatatccagacctcaagtcaatcttggagaatacacaagcacctcgaagctgatcaaacaaatcatcgatacgtggcaacggataacggtttttaatcgtcacccgattcaattgcctgtaatcaatacacagcctcaaagttccgtctttctttctcacaaacaatactggagctccccacggtgaagtactaggctgaatgaaacccttatccactaattcctgcaattGAACttccaattcccttaactcagcgcgagccatacgataaggagtcaaggaaataggattagtacctggaagcaactcgaTAGTAAACTCCATGTCTCGATCTggtggtaaaccaggtaaatcctcggggaaaACATCGGGAAAGTGTCTGActactctcacatcctcaactctacTAGGAACAGCCTcatccaacaccacatgagctaagtacccctggcaacctttagacaacaaccttttcgctcgtaaagccgaaataacgccatgtctcaccccactctgctcgcccacaaaagtaaccatagGTAGTCTAGGACGATGAaacgtaactattttcccgtaacaatcaatattggcacgatagaaatgcaaccaatctatgcccaaaatcacatcaaaatcaacaatgtctaacgggataagatcagctggcataacaacatcctcaactatcactggacatcctgggtacacgcgatctacaatacatctctcccctctaggcatagcgaactctaaatcgtaccctagaggtgtgaggcgaggttgcgtcacttgagcaaatgtatgagaaatcacagaatgtgtagctccacaatcaattaatactctagcaaaataaccaaggatatttaacgtacccataatcaaatccggattgttctgagcatcctgcagagaaatattatgaatacgcccctgggtctGCTGTCGTCCACCGCGACCTCTGCTCGTCTGACCACCACGACTCTGAGTACCACGCCCCTAACTGGGCTGACCAGATTGCCTCGAAGACCCCGCACTAATCGTAGCAATCTCTCCCGGCTGAAACTGTCCTCCCTGAAACCATTGAGAACCGCCTGCTgaagctggaggatacggcatatagttGCCAGGATACGGAGGATAACCACCCTgagaatacgggtcctggggataCTAATATTGTCCCggggcataaggaacagcatcaccctggtagtggtaggcaccacctcgacctgCCTGTCCATAACTACCCGGACCCTGAATCTGctgaatcggtgcaggtggcggcaagaaagtctgctgcggcttctgctgctgactctggggacaattcgcagcccaatgtcccatctgcccacacgTAAAGCAACCACTGTTGCCACGCCTGCACTCACCAAAATGCCGATTATTACATCTGCGGCAAACTGGAGCTCTGCCTCTACCACCCTCaccctgtctctggcctcgagcaccaccagcaaacctacctcctcgtccctgtgatttctcatacatttgctcaagtgacgcaacctcgccccagacctctagggtacgatttagagttcgctatgcctagaggggagagatgtattgtagatcgcgtgtacccaggatgtccagtgatagttgaggatgttgttatgccagctgatcttatcccgttagacattgttgattttgatgtgattctgggcacagattggttgcatttctatcgtgccaatattgattgttacggaaAAATAGTTACGTTTCAtcgtcctggactacctgtggttacttttgtgggcgagcagagtggggtgagacatggcgttatttcggctttacgagcgaaaaggttgttgtctaaaggttgccaggggtacttagctcatgtggtgttggatgAGGCTGTTCCTAGCAGAGTTTAGAATGTAAGAGTAGTCAGACACTTTCCCGATGTTTTCcacgaggatttacctggtttaccaccAGATCGAGACATGGAGTTTACTAtcgagttgcttccaggtactaatcctatttccttgactccttatcgtatggctcccgctgagttaagggaattgaaagttcagttgcaggaattagtggataagggtttcattcagcctagtattTCACCGTGGGGAGCTCCAGtattgtttgtgagaaagaaagacggaactttgaggttgtgtattgattacaggcaattgaatcgggtgacgattaaaaaccgttatccgttgccacgtatcgatgatttgtttgatcagcttcgaggtgcttgtgtattctccaagattgacttgaggtctggatattatcagctgaagataagtagggatgggaatatacatataaggatcactcccctgggcgatgtgggatgtcacaatccaccccccttaggggcccgacgtcctcgtccgcacaccacggccaaggttaggctctgataccaaattgtcacatcccggcccggggcggatcacttcctgggcccgctccaccaccgtagcacgatattgtccgctttgggccccgaccatgccctcacggttttgtttttgggaactcacacgagaacttcccaatgggtcacccatcctgggaatgctctcgctcgctactcgcttaacttcaaagttcccatagaacccgaagccagtgagctcccaaaatgcctcgtgctaagtagggatgggaatatacatataaggatcactcccctgggcgatgtgggatgtcacaaatacCCTCTACAGGAATATGTTTTAAGCAATTACATGGTTTTAGCTCGGTTATTTTGGGTTGTGTTTCCAATATTATACAAAGCCCGAGTGTGGAAGCAGAAAATTTTATCATTTAAATCTTAGCTGTCCACATAGGTATACTTATCCTCCTTTATCATTTCAATCTTAGCTGTCCAAATTATTATCTTAAGGAATGTGACTGATTAGTATCATAACAAATGTACAATGTCCAGATCATGGAAAATCTGTACCAAACAGAGGAATTCTTAGCCAGAATATAAATATCGGTTGACGCTTTGTAAACTGAAACCAGGTTTAAAATTCAAACTCTTAATTCCTTAGCACTAAATGGAGCTATTTCAAACAGATACAGAACTCTCTCAAATTTCACGAATTCCCAGATGAAAAAGTTGGTGAATAAGTTGTTCAACTTAATGCACTGATGTTTACAGGGTTAAGGCACCATCATGCATTATTTAGTGAATGTAACCTAATTCAGAACCGAACAAGATTAAATGCAATGCTCTTATTGAGTTCTGTTAGCTGATATGCATTGTGTTAGCTGATATGCATTGTTCTTCTTATTGGCTTAACCTTGGAGATAAATAGTAACCAAATTTGGCGTCAGAATTAGGTTATTTTCAGATGCTTATAGTTGAAGTATATACAGTTCCACATCATTTTTGTGTCTCACGACACAATCAATTCCAGCGCTACACATGACAGGGAGCATTagtattccttttccttttgtcAGGATTGAAATACATTGTTGTCAACTTAAGCTTTCAAGATCAACTGTAATACTAATATGCTTTCTATGGATGCAATCACTATGTTCAGACCAAGTGTAAAAAGTAAGGTAAAAAAGTACATATACCTCTCATCCTTCTGCTGCATCATTTTCATTGTAGCACTTGCAATCAATGTAGATATCCATTTATTCACTACAAGAAAAGATACAGAGTTTCAATCAGcacaatatatatgtgtgtgtgtatatatattccCAAGTTCTCAACTTCACACACTCAATCTCACAAGTCACAGTACACCCACCCTCCATTTATGGGTGAGAATGATTAATTAAACCACAGTATCAAAGACATAACAAGCCTAAGCTCAAATATCCTATTTGAATATGATTGCAAACAAGGCCCAAAGTGATCCATACAACCAACTCTTTACGAATTTTTAAGTAACTATTTGTATTGCACTTTATTACTTTTTTAtggaaaaatgaaattgaattttcAGAAAATGTCATAAATGTTTGCAACATATTCACAtcttataataaatttaattaaataaaataaaaactagaacAAGTATGATCTGCTTTTCTTAAACTCCATGTAAAAAATAGGATACTGAGAGGTACCTGGTATCAATGCGATGGTAATTGCAACACCAGAAACAAATGCAAACTTGACTTGTGTATACAGAAGGAACAAAGCCACCCCAATTTGTAATGGCAAGCTGAAACATTCATGAGAATGGATAAGAAAACCATATGGTGAAGATCGCAACACTGATGCACTTAATGTGAGATGACAGTTAATGCACGAGgatagagagagaggtgagaaaCATATGGAGAGTTTTCTCTTATTGTCTTTAAATTTTTCTAGATACTATTATACCCTTattatattagtttctttttctttttatttaatgtaAACAAGGGCATGAGTAGAAGTTTGTAAAATGTGGTTGACAAGGTGAGTTCTCTTAAATCACAGTATAGCTTTACACTAAATTCAACATTAGAAACTACGGAAAGTATGAAATAAACATGTTCTTTGATGCAAAGCAAAACCATTACCTCCACATATCGTGGAAACTGTTACACAAGTTGACAGTACGATCAGAATCTACAGCCATGAATGTCTGGATTTCTCCCCCGGTAAATTTTGATCGTTCTGCTAGATTGATACTTAAGCACTGGCgataaagaacaaacttaagaCACAGCAACAGGAGTTTTTTACAGAAGATCAAATGCCTAATCAGTAAAAGcagaggaaaaaagaaaaacccacaGATGCATGCACATCAACTTTGCAAGATAACTATTTACTTCGAAGTTGCAATAATCCCAGAGTTCCAATAATACTAGTTGCAAAATCCTTCATCACCAAGACCAGAAtaatataacaaataaataaatgaaaccaaAAACTGTATTTTAAATTACTCAAAAGTGCAACATGAAGGCATATATCACATAACCATGAAAAAAGTTTGGAATTTTCAGAAATGTAACATTTCGTAGAAATCCCAAACAAATCCTACATAACAATGTCCTCACAAAAAGATTATGTAATAGACAATAAGTTATTTTAAATCGTATGTTACGATAAAATGGATAAGGAAAAGATATACCTTCTGATAGATAATAGTAATGATACTAGATCGTAACTTTAACTTCAGTCTTGAAAGATGAAAGGTATATTGCGTATCCAAAACTGATCTGCAAAATTGGCAAATTTCTTCAATAAAGTTCTGTTAAATTAAGCATTGTTTTTTACGTTTACGGAAAATTAATTACAGATTtgatattataaaaaataaaatcggAAAGGACCAGAAATAAAAGGCTCCTTTGTTGACGTTCAATCACAAATTTCAGAATATAAAacttggagaaaaaaaaaaaacaatttaacagGAAACAGCATGATGTTTATCGCTTTATTGGCATATAACCCCAAAGGACAAAATAGGCATTCAATAATAGTTGACTGTGCATAACCTAAGCTTTAAAGAAATATACCAACACTCTCTTGGACCCACAacaataatgaaaaaataaataaaaccagcCTCGTCCATAGATGGACAAATAACGGTATCCCATATGTTAAAATGACCCTTCTAGTTACCCATGTTTAAAACAGAAACTGGATGTACCACACTTAGTGTGGCCAATGGTTGTGAAATGCATTAACTGAGATAGACTTACTTGACAAACCTAAATAAAAGAATCGTAATGAATGTGTTTCTTTAGATTCAGAGGGCACACAACAGATAGATATTTAAATGTAAAAAGTAACTGTAACAATGCTTAAAAATGAGAAGGGGGTGGAGATGGGGTAGAGAGGATGAGAGAAGACCATCTgataaaaatactaatattgcCATTAAAGTTCAACAATCAGAATAGTTACTTCAAAATAGATACAAGGCCCAAGCATATTGCAAGAACATAGCCATCAATATTCTTCGAACCTGGCAAAAGGAACAGAACAGTGACAAATTTCGTGAGTAGGCCATTAGTAATTTCACAATGAAGACATTAGTAAGTAACAATCAAGGAAACAATAAGGTCATCACATGCTAGCTTAAATGATAATTCCATGAACtaagaaatacaattga from Pyrus communis chromosome 7, drPyrComm1.1, whole genome shotgun sequence encodes the following:
- the LOC137739104 gene encoding ABC transporter C family member 13 isoform X2, producing the protein MEDFMNLVCPNSPSVWDVNGVSKCFRNTVLGFGANAVTVCMIVGLGITQRTGRRSWRMDFMEKLFWLFLPAIGACISFLDSALLLKKALHGIFVAHHEWFFRCSQFASWTLIILFSKYFNGCQIFCNRILCFWWIIKLLLGILHLLTAYPPFKVLLCVTVTLDTIFGVSINIIRIKRASYKRSTLEDSLLSADTDVEEGSLNDSGYFDLLTFRSITSVMNHGVTKQLDFEDLLHLPSDMNPCSCHDTLFGCWQSQQSSSPDPSLFRAICCAYGWPYIRLGLLKVLNDCVGFAGPLLLNKLIRFLQQGSKNIDGYVLAICLGLVSILKSVLDTQYTFHLSRLKLKLRSSIITIIYQKCLSINLAERSKFTGGEIQTFMAVDSDRTVNLCNSFHDMWSLPLQIGVALFLLYTQVKFAFVSGVAITIALIPVNKWISTLIASATMKMMQQKDERIRRTGELLKYIRTLKMYGWELLFSSWLMETRSLEVMHLTTRKYLDAWCVFFWATTPTLFSLFTFGLFTLMGHQLDAATVFTCLALFNNLISPLNSFPWVINGLIDAIISIKRLTRFLSCSEHNSKLEKTAGSASSYISNDQSEFTHEDKAVVFHDSCCSWSSSDEEQLNLVLNHVTLAIPKGSFVAVIGEVGSGKSSLLSSILGEMQLVHGSVYSCGSIAYVPQVPWILSGTIRDNILFGKHYDPRRYSDTLEASALNLDISLMVGGDMAYIGEKGINLSGGQRARIALARAIYNGSDMFILDDVLSAVDAQVAQCILYKAILGPLMNQQTRVLCTHNVQAISSADRIVVMDKGHVKWVGSSADLPVSSYSAFSPLNEFDTCLQNERQESNVEDTLMESQQTLILEKETVPASDGTQEIIEVEARKEGRVELTIYKKYATFSGWLISVLICLSAVLMQASRNGNDLWLSNWVDATGRGQKEYSTSFYLIILCIFCIVNSILTLVRAFSFAFGGLQAAVKVHDTLLKRIINAPVQFFDQTPGGRILNRFSSDLYTIDDSLPFILNILLANFVGLLGIAVVLSYVQVFFLLLLFPFCYIYNQLQCFYRSTSRELRRLDSVSRSPIYTSFSETLDGSSTIRAFNSEDLFFGRFTDQVKLYQQTSYTELTASLWLSLRLQLLAAFIIAFIAIMAVIGSRGSLPINFSTPGLVGLALSYAAPVVSLLGSFLTSFTETEKEMVSVERALEYMDVPQEEMDGFQPLHPSWPYQGQVEFHNVTLRYKPSLPAALRDVSFTIEGGMQVGIIGRTGAGKSSVLNALFRLTPICTGCILVDAINIVNAPIRDLRAHFSVVPQTPFLFEGSLRDNLDPFRLCDDINIWKALERCHVKEEVETAGGLDIHLKESRMSFSVGQRQLLCLARALLKSSKVLCLDECTANVDTQTASILQKTISSECRGMTVITIAHRISTVLNMDNVLVLDHGMLVEQGNPQALLENEFSRFSSFAKASTM
- the LOC137739104 gene encoding ABC transporter C family member 13 isoform X1, yielding MEDFMNLVCPNSPSVWDVNGVSKCFRNTVLGFGANAVTVCMIVGLGITQRTGRRSWRMDFMEKLFWLFLPAIGACISFLDSALLLKKALHGIFVAHHEWFFRCSQFASWTLIILFSKYFNGCQIFCNRILCFWWIIKLLLGILHLLTAYPPFKVLLCVTVTLDTIFGVSINIIRIKRASYKRSTLEDSLLSADTDVEEGSLNDSGNTQGYFDLLTFRSITSVMNHGVTKQLDFEDLLHLPSDMNPCSCHDTLFGCWQSQQSSSPDPSLFRAICCAYGWPYIRLGLLKVLNDCVGFAGPLLLNKLIRFLQQGSKNIDGYVLAICLGLVSILKSVLDTQYTFHLSRLKLKLRSSIITIIYQKCLSINLAERSKFTGGEIQTFMAVDSDRTVNLCNSFHDMWSLPLQIGVALFLLYTQVKFAFVSGVAITIALIPVNKWISTLIASATMKMMQQKDERIRRTGELLKYIRTLKMYGWELLFSSWLMETRSLEVMHLTTRKYLDAWCVFFWATTPTLFSLFTFGLFTLMGHQLDAATVFTCLALFNNLISPLNSFPWVINGLIDAIISIKRLTRFLSCSEHNSKLEKTAGSASSYISNDQSEFTHEDKAVVFHDSCCSWSSSDEEQLNLVLNHVTLAIPKGSFVAVIGEVGSGKSSLLSSILGEMQLVHGSVYSCGSIAYVPQVPWILSGTIRDNILFGKHYDPRRYSDTLEASALNLDISLMVGGDMAYIGEKGINLSGGQRARIALARAIYNGSDMFILDDVLSAVDAQVAQCILYKAILGPLMNQQTRVLCTHNVQAISSADRIVVMDKGHVKWVGSSADLPVSSYSAFSPLNEFDTCLQNERQESNVEDTLMESQQTLILEKETVPASDGTQEIIEVEARKEGRVELTIYKKYATFSGWLISVLICLSAVLMQASRNGNDLWLSNWVDATGRGQKEYSTSFYLIILCIFCIVNSILTLVRAFSFAFGGLQAAVKVHDTLLKRIINAPVQFFDQTPGGRILNRFSSDLYTIDDSLPFILNILLANFVGLLGIAVVLSYVQVFFLLLLFPFCYIYNQLQCFYRSTSRELRRLDSVSRSPIYTSFSETLDGSSTIRAFNSEDLFFGRFTDQVKLYQQTSYTELTASLWLSLRLQLLAAFIIAFIAIMAVIGSRGSLPINFSTPGLVGLALSYAAPVVSLLGSFLTSFTETEKEMVSVERALEYMDVPQEEMDGFQPLHPSWPYQGQVEFHNVTLRYKPSLPAALRDVSFTIEGGMQVGIIGRTGAGKSSVLNALFRLTPICTGCILVDAINIVNAPIRDLRAHFSVVPQTPFLFEGSLRDNLDPFRLCDDINIWKALERCHVKEEVETAGGLDIHLKESRMSFSVGQRQLLCLARALLKSSKVLCLDECTANVDTQTASILQKTISSECRGMTVITIAHRISTVLNMDNVLVLDHGMLVEQGNPQALLENEFSRFSSFAKASTM